A genomic region of Micropterus dolomieu isolate WLL.071019.BEF.003 ecotype Adirondacks linkage group LG11, ASM2129224v1, whole genome shotgun sequence contains the following coding sequences:
- the LOC123978615 gene encoding cyclin-dependent kinase 2-interacting protein, whose amino-acid sequence MEGQSGDITVTPANRKCSAVTGSARKVKDNAADWHNLMMRWEKLNEDGFSVAGNIANLRRTRSQSDRLLLDDESSSSSSSSSSSAPWQQAGEAAALQDECRKLQDVIDKMVVVVTKMERLMTSQRGVQDLEEFQFGPEGRKFPLFHSWSSKHFEDSSRFLLRCFSRELKLKQLILQELAHAATSDLCMVYLSCWLHQPFVPPQARLTLEALLLETGHRTL is encoded by the exons ATGGAAG GTCAGTCAGGTGACATCACGGTGACCCCAGCAAACAGGAAGTGCTCCGCTGTCACAGGAAGTGCCCGAAAGGTCAAAGACAACGCCGCCGACTGGCACAACCTGATGATGAGGTGGGAGAAACTCAACGAGGACGGATTCAGCGTGGCGGGAAACATCGCCAACCTGAGGCGGACACG GTCTCAGAGCGATCGGCTTCTGCTGGACgacgagtcttcatcatcctcctcctcctcgtcttcatCAGCTCCGTGGCAGCAGGCGGGCGAAGCTGCGGCGCTGCAAGACGAATGCCGCAAACTGCAAGACGTCATCGACAAAATG GTTGTCGTGGTGACGAAGATGGAGCGCTTGATGACATCACAGCGTGGCGTTCAGGATCTGGAGGAGTTTCAGTTCGGACCTGAAGGAAGAAAGTTTCCTCTGTTTCACAGCTGGAGCAGCAAACACTTCG AGGACTCGTCTCGTTTCCTGCTGCGGTGCTTCAGTCGGGAGCTGAAGCTGAAGCAGTTGATCCTGCAGGAACTCGCCCACGCCGCGACCTCCGACCTCTGCATGGTCTACCTGTCCTGCTGGCTGCACCAGCCCTTCGTCCCCCCCCAGGCCAGACTGACCCTGGAGGCCCTGCTGCTGGAGACCGGCCACCGCACGCTGTGA
- the znf839 gene encoding uncharacterized protein znf839, with translation MADNEDDSGSTRTITAAEPPGDPVQPPAAQCTQSGDMLPAAAAEQSSQPAAGSQTGSGADTTQPGESVPAVSGAQLADFLQSCPQEQSILVGSEFSGLGPDLVNTTIIYVQPDGSLVEGSGLTAEEQQALLDQLTKQQIVQVSDTEAAQLLQQSQMVKTVPVHNTALDPSQLQQVINQVAKSQQQVRVQVPQQGLKQQVQVQQGLKQQKQVQVPQQNLKTTTQNNASQQLKSVAQQVAMQTCSPVQVVQKKSEPIRIQIQVPPKPEVKPSTAPQQKSVAVNHPQVKLSANGSVSSAQIIHIQPAVGQQGQQFFLQQGPGETPIQLLLQSPVPVVGSLLPLVHKLTGQTTSAGNGASPAQKTAMSPIRVQAPPIVKTPPTSVAKTASVPLIKAPTNGTTAAPSKSPVKPPAVLTAVPVQAATPAAARPAAVAPPSLNPAPAVKDRDKEKEKKVKKREKKAVKVQTRSGRVSRPPKYKAKDYKFIKTEDLADSHQSDSDDYSDMSVEEEEGGRKDGPAPGTSLTYSHKSRSHRCQTCDKAYIGPGGLNRHYKLNPTHGEPDPPGNTPGNTPRPLREDSHSQETTAGGAREEEEEEEEKKKEDKPAAPATNRVEGGPAAAVGLRGLHHRGPGRPRGRGRGRGRGRGRGRSLGPPPKFSQVTVGLVSRRGRRGRPPKLAIATVTAEQQAERRRDRLQELVEQCEDEELMDIVLPRLTKVLSLWELLLAKVERGGPARTRFPDIYREFESLQAQVRQAAQDYIISPQGGAMPLEVRNIEVARSLGILDEVNRMKVVPGASPSSSLTNKNVRYMENSKMLPPSKRFKMENSVSVHQNGIETPRTGGAAGTPSPPVPPVTSSLKPCSVSVSPLVIPGASKLLTTTADSASSSSGSSSAKMPSTQAPPPVTPMEVTPAEDQDQGPLQTTTQVETLPASQDQVLSTSDITAQMKELEKALGSSPETTTDSKTPESSSVQTPESSSVQTPESSSVQTLAPSELQQKDSCQAESSSTDPCEPKELQEGQEIYIQTEGLTVQLAEPGLDGIVIVNGPDGTTMHIQTPEGVPLEAVQALLGIEASDGAKTPQ, from the exons ATGGCGGACAACGAGGATGACAGCGGTTCGACCAGAACAATAACAGCCGCGGAGCCTCCGGGGGACCCGGTCCAGCCCCCCGCCGCCCAGTGCACCCAGTCCGGGGACATGTTACCGGCAGCGGCCGCTGAGCAGAGCAGTCAGCCCGCGGCGGGTTCACAGACAGGGTCCGGTGCCGACACCACGCAGCCCGGGGAGAGTGTACCGGCAGTGTCTGGAGCTCAGCTGGCGGACTTCTTACAGAGCTGCCCCCAGGAACAGAGCATCCTGGTGGGCTCAGAGTTCTCCGGACTGGGCCCGGACCTGGTCAACACCACCATCATCTACGTGCAGCCGGACGGGAGCCTGGTGGAGGGATCCGGACTGACGGCCGAGGAGCAGCAGGCTCTGCTGGATCAACTCACCAAGCAGCAGATCGTCCAGGTCTCCGACACCGAGGCCGCCCAGCTGCTCCAGCAAAGCCAGATGGTCAAAACCGTCCCGGTCCACAACACGGCCCTGGACCCGAGTCAGCTGCAGCAGGTCATCAACCAGGTTGCCAAGTCGCAGCAGCAGGTCCGCGTCCAGGTCCCCCAACAAGGTCTGAAGCAGCAGGTCCAAGTCCAGCAGGGTCTGAAGCAGCAGAAGCAGGTTCAGGTCCCTCAGCAGAACTTAAAGACCACCACCCAGAATAACGCGTCTCAGCAGCTGAAGAGCGTCGCCCAGCAGGTCGCCATGCAGACCTGCAGCCCAGTCCAGGTGGTCCAGAAGAAG tCAGAACCCATCAGGATCCAGATCCAGGTTCCCCCCAAGCCAGAAGTGAAGCCCAGCACCGCCCCCCAGCAGAAGAGCGTAGCTGTCAATCATCCGCAGGTGAAGCTGTCGGCCAATGGCAGCGTGAGCAGCGCTCAGatcatccacatccagcctgcGGTGGGTCAGCAGGGTCAGCAGTTCTTCCTGCAGCAGGGCCCGGGGGAGACCCCcatccagctgctgctgcagagcccCGTCCCCGTCGTTGGATCTCTGCTCCCGTTGGTCCACAAGCTCACGGGCCAGACGACATCAGCAGGCAACGGCGCCAGTCCGGCTCAGAAAACTGCCATGTCCCCCATCAGAGTCCAGGCCCCCCCCATCGTCAAGACCCCGCCCACCTCTGTTGCTAAAACTGCTAGCGTCCCGCTAATAAAGGCCCCCACTAACGGCACGACAGCAGCCCCCAGTAAGAGCCCCGTTAAACCACCTGCGGTCCTCACGGCGGTCCCAGTACAGGCCGCCACACCTGCTGCTGCCCGGCCCGCCGCAGTAGCCCCGCCCTCTTTGAACCCGGCCCCAGCGGTGAAGGACAGAGAcaaggaaaaagagaagaaggtgaagaagagGGAAAAGAAGGCGGTGAAGGTCCAGACCCGATCCGGTCGGGTCTCCAGGCCACCAAAGTACAAAGCCAAAGACTACAAGTTCATAAAGACGGAGGACCTGGCCGACAGCCACCAGTCCGACTCCGACGACTACTCAGACATGAgcgtggaggaggaggagggcgggAGGAAGGACGGCCCCGCCCCCGGCACATCCCTCACCTACAGCCACAAGTCCCGGTCCCACCGCTGCCAGACCTGCGACAAGGCCTACATCGGTCCCGGAGGCTTGAACCGGCACTACAAACTAAACCCGACCCATGGCGAGCCTGATCCGCCCGGCAACACGCCTGGCAACACACCACGCCCCCTCAGAGAAGACAGCCATTCACAGGAGACGACGGCAGGTGGCgccagagaagaagaggaagaggaggaggagaagaagaaggaggacaAACCCGCTGCCCCAGCAACAAACAGG GTGGAGGGGGGGCCAGCGGCAGCTGTGGGACTCCGAGGCCTCCATCACCGGGGCCCCGGCCGGCCCCGAGGACGAGGGAGAGGCAGGGGCCGGGGCCGCGGCCGGGGCCGATCACTAGGGCCGCCTCCTAAG TTCTCTCAGGTGACAGTCGGCCTCGTCAGCAGACGGGGGCGTCGTGGTCGACCGCCAAAGCTCGCCATCGCCACAGTGACTGCCGAGCAGCAGGCGGAGAGGAGACGAGACCGACTGCAGGAG CTGGTGGAGCAGTGTGAGGACGAGGAGCTGATGGACATCGTTCTTCCTCGTTTGACCAAAGTGTTGAGTCTGTGGGAGCTGCTGCTGGCAAAG GTGGAGCGCGGCGGTCCAGCTCGGACTCGGTTTCCAGACATCTACCGTGAGTTTGAGTCCCTGCAGGCTCAGGTGAGACAGGCTGCTCAGGACTACATCATCAGCCCTCAGGGCGGGGCCATGCCGCTGGAGGTCAGGAACATCGAG gtggcCCGGTCTCTGGGGATCCTGGATGAGGTGAACAGGATGAAGGTGGTTCCTGGAGCGTCTCCCAGCTCCAGTCTGACCAATAAGAACGTCCGATACATGGAG AATTCAAAGATGCTGCCGCCTTCAAAGAGATTCAAGATGGAGAACAGCGTTTCTGTTCACCAGAACGGCATCGAGACGCCCAGAACAG GTGGAGCCGCAGGGACCCCTTCGCCCCCTGTGCCCCCTGTGACCTCCTCTCTGAAGCCCTGCTCGGTCTCTGTGTCCCCCCTGGTGATCCCAGGTGCATCCAAACTGCTGACCACCACCGCAGACTCCGCCTCCAG CTCCTCTGGCTCCAGCTCTGCTAAGATGCCCTCCACCCAAGCTCCTCCGCCTGTCACCCCCATGGAAGTGACCCCAGCTGAGGACCAGGACCAGGGGCCTCTGCAGACCACCACCCAGGTGGAGACTCTGCCAGCAAGCCAGGACCAGGTCCTGAGCACCAGTGACATCACAGCCCAGATGAAGGAGCTGGAGAAAGCTTTGGGTTCAAGTCCCGAGACCACCACAGACTCAAAGACTCCCGAGTCCAGCTCAGTCCAGACTCCCGAGTCCAGCTCAGTCCAGACTCCCGAGTCCAGCTCAGTCCAGACTCTGGCTCCCTCTGAGCTTCAGCAGAAGGACTCCTGCCAGGCCGAGTCCAGCTCCACAGACCCCTGTGAGCCCAAAGAGCTGCAGGAGGGTCAGGAGATCTACATACAGACTGAGGGGCTGACGGTCCAGCTGGCAGAACCAGGATTAGACGGGATCGTGATAGTCAACGGGCCCGACGGAACCACCATGCACATCCAGACCCCTGAGGGGGTCCCTCTGGAGGCAGTCCAGGCCCTGCTGGGTATTGAGGCTTCCGATGGAGCCAAAACTCCTCAGTGA